A section of the Actinomycetes bacterium genome encodes:
- a CDS encoding prepilin peptidase — protein sequence MLTPVVLAGVFGLLIGSFLNVVVYRVPRGESLVSPGSHCPTCGRPIAAYDNVPVVSWLLLRGRCRRCKAPISVRYPLVELVTGVLFAAVTARLVGDQAWAVPAYLFFTAMGVALALIDIDVKRLPDVMTLPSYPVMGVLLLLPAIASSAWGTYGLAWAYAAAMFLFYVVLRVIYPGGMGMGDVKYSGVVGLALGWFGWRVLIVGGFTAFLLGGVLGALLMLAGRAGRKSRVPFGPFMIAGALVGVLWGADIASWYSGLLG from the coding sequence GTGTTGACCCCCGTCGTCCTCGCCGGAGTCTTCGGCCTGCTCATCGGCTCGTTCCTCAACGTGGTCGTGTACCGCGTGCCCAGGGGTGAGTCGCTGGTCAGCCCGGGCTCGCACTGCCCCACGTGCGGTCGGCCGATCGCGGCGTACGACAACGTCCCCGTGGTCAGCTGGCTGCTGCTCAGGGGTCGCTGCCGACGGTGCAAGGCGCCGATCTCGGTCCGCTACCCGCTCGTCGAGCTCGTCACGGGAGTGCTGTTCGCCGCGGTGACGGCCCGCCTGGTCGGCGACCAGGCCTGGGCCGTGCCGGCGTACCTCTTCTTCACCGCGATGGGCGTGGCGCTCGCCCTCATCGACATCGACGTGAAGCGTCTCCCGGACGTGATGACCCTGCCGTCCTATCCCGTCATGGGGGTCCTTCTCCTGCTGCCCGCGATCGCGTCCTCGGCATGGGGCACGTACGGGCTCGCGTGGGCGTACGCCGCCGCGATGTTCCTGTTCTATGTGGTGCTGCGCGTCATCTATCCGGGCGGCATGGGCATGGGGGACGTGAAGTACTCGGGCGTGGTCGGCCTCGCCCTGGGCTGGTTCGGCTGGCGCGTGCTCATCGTCGGAGGGTTCACCGCGTTCCTGCTCGGCGGTGTCCTCGGCGCGCTTCTCATGCTCGCCGGGCGTGCCGGACGCAAGTCGCGCGTCCCGTTCGGGCCTTTCATGATCGCCGGAGCTCTCGTCGGCGTCCTGTGGGGCGCCGACATCGCCAGCTGGTACTCGGGACTGCTCGGCTGA